The nucleotide window CTCTGTTGATGCCATGAATTAATTTAGACATGTATTCTAAAGCATAATCTTCATCAATTAAACCTAGGTTGATACCATCTTCAAAATCGATAATCGTATAGCAAATATCATCTGCAGCTTCTACCAAATAAGCTAATGGATGCCTGTAAAAAGAATTGGCCTCTGTATTTTTAGGTTTCATACCTAATTCTGAAACAACATCTAAAAAGGCTTCTTTATCAGATTGAAAGAATCCGTATTTTTTATCTACAATATGATTTGTTGGTTTTTTAGGTAAGCTCTCTTTTGGATATTTTAAGAATGCTCCTAAAGTTGCATAACACAAGCGTAAACCTCCAGAAATACCTTCTCTAGATTCTGTTAGAATTTTAAATCCGTTTGCATTGCCTTCAAAATCTACTAAATCTTGATATTCTTTATCTGAAAGTTTTGTTTTATAGGTTAATCCTTTACCAGTTTTAAAATATTCTCCAATGGCTTTTTCACCTGAATGCCCAAAAGGAGGATTTCCAATATCGTGTGTAACTGAAGCTGCTGCTACAATTGCTCCAAAATCATTAAAAGTATAACCTAATTCTACTAAGTTTGGATGACGTTCTAACAACACCTTACCTACTCTTCTACCTAAAGTTCTACCAACTACAGATACTTCTAAACTGTGTGTTAATCTTGTATGTACAAAATCGGTTTCTGATAATGGAATTACCTGTGTTTTGTCTTGTAAGCTTCTAAAAGCTGATGAAAATATGATTCTATCAAAATCTACCTCAAAGCCTAAACGTGTTTCATCTTGTGCTATTCTTGGTCTTTTTTGAGTATCACCAAAACGTTTTAGAGAGAGTAATTGTTCCCAGTTCATTTTTAAAATTTAAGATTATCGAAAATACAAAAAGAGAGGCATTTCTACCTCTCTTTTTAATAACTTTTAAATTCAAATTAAGCTACCATCCAAAAATTTTTAATTTCCGAACATACGTTTTTCACTTTAGACATTAACTTTTCTGGATTCTTTGGTGCTGAAACTAATCTGCCATCAAATACATCTAATGAAAAACAAATATCAGTTAAAGGAATTGCCTT belongs to Polaribacter dokdonensis and includes:
- the dgt gene encoding dGTP triphosphohydrolase, with protein sequence MNWEQLLSLKRFGDTQKRPRIAQDETRLGFEVDFDRIIFSSAFRSLQDKTQVIPLSETDFVHTRLTHSLEVSVVGRTLGRRVGKVLLERHPNLVELGYTFNDFGAIVAAASVTHDIGNPPFGHSGEKAIGEYFKTGKGLTYKTKLSDKEYQDLVDFEGNANGFKILTESREGISGGLRLCYATLGAFLKYPKESLPKKPTNHIVDKKYGFFQSDKEAFLDVVSELGMKPKNTEANSFYRHPLAYLVEAADDICYTIIDFEDGINLGLIDEDYALEYMSKLIHGINRDKYYALQHTKDRTAYLRAIAINALIDEAVTIFLKNEEAILNGDFKNSLLDKCKYEAQINDIIKISIDKIYKSKEVLEKEVAGYRIIGDLLDVFITAINNNYNNNNSNYDNLLVNLMPQEYVSQSDSQYDRIMAVCTYVSRMSDSYAIRLRRKIFGNIF